One stretch of Cryptosporidium parvum Iowa II chromosome 3, whole genome shotgun sequence DNA includes these proteins:
- a CDS encoding casein kinase II regulatory subunit; besthit Pf 23508244 (transcripts identified by EST): protein MISLINEGDTSLPQWNNMMGLNSDSDESENGWVHWYCGLREHYFFIVIPNEYTRDAFNLYGLRQYFPKNYDSLIELILSSNIPDEDDLADPALQDLHREAGELYGLIHARYITTPRGLQIMKHKYDKGCFGKCPRVLCNGYKVLPVGITNELRSRRVRVYCPNCQEAYDPRNVNLIDIDGAFFGTSFPHIFLQVYPEYISTSCPEPYYPKIFGFRVSDKLSIIERKGINGEYGKRAQVEMFKARPSSVQHIEKPQLLNIGTGKLQNSMVDGSNVNSSSNQDNLNSRNSEYNSTASSKTIKSSNTSNANVLAYRPEDINMNQMPYNLNSASRSCSYSRQ from the coding sequence ATGATTAGCTTGATCAATGAAGGTGACACGTCATTACCACAGTGGAACAATATGATGGGGTTAAATAGCGATAGCGATGAAAGCGAGAATGGCTGGGTGCATTGGTATTGCGGATTAAGAGAACATTACTTCTTTATAGTTATCCCAAACGAATATACAAGGGATGCTTTCAACTTGTACGGTTTAAGACAGTACTTCCCTAAAAACTATGACAGTTTAATTGAGTTAATTTTGTCATCAAATATTCCAGACGAGGATGACTTAGCGGATCCTGCTCTACAAGATTTACATAGAGAAGCAGGGGAATTGTATGGTTTAATTCACGCGAGATATATTACCACTCCTAGAGGTCTACAGATAATGAAACATAAATATGACAAAGGATGTTTTGGAAAGTGCCCTAGGGTACTGTGTAATGGATACAAAGTGCTTCCTGTTGGGATTACGAATGAATTAAGAAGTAGGAGAGTTAGGGTTTACTGCCCAAACTGTCAGGAAGCATACGACCCAAGAAACGTTAATCTAATTGATATTGACGGTGCTTTCTTTGGCACATCTTTCCCACATATTTTCTTGCAAGTGTATCCAGAGTACATTTCGACATCCTGCCCAGAGCCATATTATCCAAAGATTTTTGGATTTAGAGTTTCAGACAAGCTAAGCATCATTGAGCGAAAAGGCATTAATGGCGAATATGGTAAGAGAGCGCAAGTTGAAATGTTTAAGGCGAGGCCTTCATCTGTTCAGCATATAGAAAAACCCCAGCTGCTAAATATTGGAACAGGAAAGCTTCAAAATTCAATGGTAGATGGTTCTAATGTAAATTCTTCCTCTAATCAGgataatttgaattcaaGAAACTCCGAATATAACTCAACAGCTTCTTCTAAAACAATCAAGTCCTCCAATACTTCCAATGCGAATGTTTTGGCTTACCGTCCTGAAGATATAAATATGAACCAAATGccatataatttaaattcagcAAGTAGAAGTTGTAGTTACAGCAGACAATGA
- a CDS encoding extracellular protein with a signal peptide and 9 EGF domains, with product MMLLISYIIFIYTWLILFKKVDGSFLTGNNIAAITTKQGTKSNTGSILGNANSMDTILMTAKILSTADTIQKSIQNENKDQRVRASGAEVGQENFTNLKGQNSTREDLIGPGIQYCNIDKDGLCCLMPNYCSKEATCKSDIVGQQTYIDYLNALPRCQCLPGYIGDGRTKGTGCQNVNECLTGEARCEQLCTDYSPGYACSCNMGYRLNTKDMRSCIDIDECMEGSHSCSHICVNTRGSFVCECPKGYTLDKNQQDCIDINECQENSGLGPCEFGCKNLPGGFECQCPSGYKLDKKTQKCIDIDECKEEKNLCTGFGEVCFNKKGGFECKCGIGFQYDENENACKDINECVLNTHDCKKDSVCVNEDGGFSCKCLEKGFEFNKEKRACEDIDECSNGDSKCDQLCFNTIGGYKCGCYKGFRLNLTGPEENRLDVQSRVCIDIDECLESPELTGCSHGCINKRGGFQCTCPKGFQLGMDGKVCEDIDECRMPENPCENNRQFPCCLNTLGGFTCVEQIISGDLFKRHECPKADGDSIKREPKTGNVNNSSGIFKWFRSNTDTVNRLKTK from the coding sequence ATGATGCTTTTGATTtcttatattatttttatttatacaTGGCTAATACTTTTCAAAAAAGTAGATGGATCCTTTCTAACAGGTAACAATATTGCTGCAATAACAACAAAACAAGGAACGAAAAGTAATACGGGCAGTATTTTAGGGAACGCTAACAGTATGGatacaatattaatgaCCGCAAAAATACTTTCCACAGCTGACACCATTCAAAAGTCaattcaaaatgaaaacAAAGACCAGAGAGTAAGGGCTAGTGGAGCAGAAGTCGGCCAAGAGAACTTCACCAATTTAAAAGGCCAGAATTCCACAAGAGAAGACCTTATAGGACCGGGGATTCAGTATtgtaatattgataaagaTGGCCTTTGCTGTTTAATGCCCAATTACTGTTCTAAAGAAGCAACCTGTAAATCTGACATAGTTGGCCAGCAGACTTATATTGACTATTTGAATGCACTCCCAAGATGTCAGTGCCTGCCGGGATATATAGGAGATGGAAGAACTAAAGGCACAGGCTGTCAGAATGTGAATGAATGTTTGACAGGAGAGGCAAGATGCGAACAGTTATGCACGGATTATTCTCCTGGATATGCTTGCAGCTGCAATATGGGATACAGGCTCAATACTAAAGACATGAGATCCTGCATAGATATAGATGAATGTATGGAAGGAAGTCATAGCTGTAGCCATATTTGTGTTAATACACGAGGAAGTTTTGTTTGCGAATGCCCAAAAGGATATACTCTTGATAAGAACCAACAGGACTGTATAGATATTAATGAGTGCCAAGAAAATTCTGGGCTTGGACCATGCGAATTTGGTTGCAAGAATCTTCCAGGAGGATTTGAATGCCAATGCCCAAGCGGTTACAAACTTGATAAAAAAACTCAAAAATGCATTGATATTGATGAATgcaaagaagaaaagaatttatgCACAGGATTCGGTGAGgtttgttttaataaaaaaggtGGATTTGAATGTAAGTGCGGTATTGGATTTCAATATGATGAGAATGAGAATGCTTGCAAAGATATAAACGAATGTGTACTAAATACTCATGATTGCAAAAAAGATTCGGTTTGTGTGAATGAGGATGGTGGCTTCTCTTGCAAATGTTTAGAGAAGGGTTTCGagtttaataaagaaaaaagggCTTGTGAAGATATTGACGAGTGCTCTAACGGCGATTCTAAGTGTGATCAGTTGTGTTTTAATACCATAGGAGGTTATAAGTGCGGATGCTATAAAGGATTTAGGCTAAATTTAACAGGCCCTGAGGAGAACAGATTAGACGTACAATCCAGAGTTTGTATAGATATAGATGAGTGCTTAGAATCACCAGAGTTAACAGGTTGTTCTCATGGATGCATAAACAAAAGAGGAGGTTTCCAGTGTACTTGTCCAAAAGGCTTTCAGCTAGGAATGGATGGAAAAGTTTGTGAAGATATAGATGAATGTAGGATGCCAGAAAATCCATGCGAGAACAATAGACAATTTCCGTGCTGTTTAAATACTCTCGGAGGATTCACATGCGTAGAACAAATAATCTCTGgagatttatttaaaagacATGAGTGCCCTAAAGCTGATGGAGATAGCATTAAAAGAGAACCTAAAACTGGAAATGTAAACAATAGCAGTGGCATATTTAAATGGTTCAGATCAAATACAGATACAGTAAATAGattgaaaacaaaatag
- a CDS encoding DNA-directed RNA polymerase 2 subunit — protein sequence MERDIRFCPECNNILCPKENIERRKLLYACRNCEYFSYADPTNAEENVVNCITYQYEGKEDILVARGLHQDPTLGRTLEWNCRGCGHNVAVFFQLPERVCSEAMTLVFVCVSCGEWVKEGKETDDEMDYSEDHTNIFNRPYFNIDNISFEPKKEETEENNYQQIKEG from the coding sequence ATGGAAAGGGATATTAGATTTTGTCCAGAAtgcaataatatattatgtCCAAAAGAGAATATCGAGCGGAGGAAACTTTTGTACGCTTGCAGAAATTGCGAATACTTTAGTTATGCCGATCCAACCAATGCTGAAGAAAACGTTGTAAACTGTATTACCTATCAATATGAAGGAAAGGAAGATATTTTAGTTGCCAGAGGTTTGCATCAGGATCCAACTCTTGGAAGAACTCTTGAATGGAATTGTAGAGGATGTGGTCACAATGTTGCCGTCTTTTTTCAACTTCCTGAGAGAGTATGTTCAGAAGCTATGACTCTTGTCTTTGTTTGTGTTAGCTGTGGAGAATGGGTTAAAGAAGGGAAGGAGACCGATGATGAAATGGATTACAGTGAAGATCACaccaatatttttaataggccatatttcaatatagataatatttcattcGAGCCCAAAAAGGAAGAAACTGAGGAAAATAACTATCAGCAAATTAAAGAGGGCTGA
- a CDS encoding protein with 2x rrm domains translates to YFEIIKMRNLIKDIELYPTIADNHLRFIESNIKGEAGLKEVEQLYEGALSVCGLHPAEGPVIWSEYRRFLSHQNEENLSLRVSKVRDLFYRQMSLPLSGLPDLLDEYRIWEEELPAENRESFDVAKEHYLRGQQEWSLRKPLEMRVQTDNVSNLQELFDAWMLYINFEKDRMLSIDYSSNAVPPQESHSGCNNCNSSIKYRFDTKDSVIMAYRRALDDLGSIRIDLWLELANFISTTTNCPHLLSTVYASSLQHFSTNPKLWMFYLSAKAESIKDITSHFCQLHHFYGPGCKARSSATWYPQNYQILKITSLKEMLEIVLENYISELSKFQEIFSKSKQDALELYFVVTNSLIDINKSLKSQLDTAKTCNITYEQTHLEGINILELEELIFKKLEKLYLRGEELLLGSNVGLVEGNTNGTGEKFDILEESAALFYSRWFDFELLRSANLKEVIISILEKFLDKDEEQVMNLLPIIISVIKGRLTAQDQIEIGPVLIERFSGCSEKIKAKVSSEWESTESFVKYKDSNKRQRLEAFEGDPNILYSPNIGKISLGVSSSSSEGVPTQEVSQCILPLPIIHQGPTINASSRTSSLRSISKNNDIEGDFVCLSEIRLRRDKRRNRRNFTESDYDTSSECSSESNSISALLGSSGTNGGRQFLRNFTPPGTPSYSIQKVPGVIAHQNHNLKSPRSPTITSGLQQITLHSDQPGSNSFTPKGSHLIRSPGIVPQDLEARTQCTWDGREAIEPSIAPPIPPIPTISSISSVSSNSSHSSFGARQIERSISQSVSLGEQQISISERIVDDQNMPPPTYTPKKNKLDRSNEKGGIQRQSSITSVSMAISACEDSDLNSSPKEILKMAKDLPSDSYEEDTLFIRFPQDQDMDEEKLRGILLEHFLIQISQIRIVRDPKGKPKGFAYVDIEPEKIDEIMKNSEELKRLEEIGIQVKASNPPKSQAPRKSLSSRGNSKYKRQTRRKQAQDQQDSSTTILIKNIDKSLDEKQVISHFQDSLGLKVKNISISRDQSGASKGFAFMDFFESGDALAAHMLNESKLGSSSITVSSSTRPLTFPKSTNSDVGLTDSLNARFVPRTKSKQKLPSGRIGMRGRENKVNTSTFHEDLELGNQHETVNKAPSLTNDDFRKLFL, encoded by the coding sequence tattttgaaataattaagaTGCGgaatttgataaaagaTATTGAGTTATATCCCACAATAGCGGACAACCATTTAAGATTTATAGAGTCGAATATTAAGGGTGAAGCAGGGTTAAAGGAGGTAGAGCAACTATATGAGGGCGCACTTTCTGTGTGTGGATTGCATCCTGCCGAGGGGCCAGTAATATGGAGTGAGTATCGACGTTTTTTAAGCCATCAAAATGAGGAGAATTTGTCTTTAAGAGTGAGTAAAGTAAGGGACTTATTTTACAGGCAGATGTCTTTGCCTTTAAGCGGACTTCCAGACCTTCTGGATGAATACAGGATTTGGGAAGAGGAACTTCCAGCCGAAAACAGGGAATCTTTTGATGTAGCAAAAGAGCACTATTTGAGAGGCCAGCAGGAGTGGAGTTTAAGAAAACCATTGGAGATGAGAGTTCAGACTGATAATGTGTCGAACTTACAAGAATTGTTTGATGCCTGGATGCTCTATATTAACTTTGAAAAAGATAGGATGCTTTCAATTGACTATTCAAGTAACGCTGTGCCTCCTCAAGAGTCTCATTCTGGCTGTAATAACTGTAATTCCTCCATTAAATATAGGTTCGATACTAAAGACTCCGTTATTATGGCTTATAGAAGGGCACTTGATGATTTGGGTTCAATAAGAATTGATCTTTGGCTAGAGCTTGcgaattttatttcaacGACCACAAATTGCCCACATTTACTTTCCACAGTATATGCTTCTTCGCTCCAACATTTTTCTACCAACCCAAAGCTTTGGATGTTTTATCTATCAGCTAAAGCGGAGTCAATAAAAGATATCACATCTCACTTTTGCCAActtcatcatttttatgGTCCTGGATGCAAAGCCCGTTCCAGCGCTACTTGGTATCCACAGAATTACCAAATCCTTAAAATTACAAGCTTGAAAGAAATGCTTGAAATTGttcttgaaaattatatatcAGAACTTTCTAAGTTCCAAGAAATCTTTTCAAAGTCAAAACAAGACGCTCTCGAGTTATACTTTGTTGTCACCAACTCACtcattgatattaataaatctctTAAATCCCAGTTAGATACCGCAAAAACATGCAATATTACGTACGAACAGACACATTTGGAGggaattaatatattagaattggaggaattaatatttaaaaagttAGAGAAGTTATATTTGAGAGGAGAGGAGTTATTATTGGGAAGTAATGTCGGATTGGTAGAAGGAAATACTAATGGAACAGGGGAAAAGTTTGATATATTGGAGGAGTCAGCTGCATTGTTCTATTCACGGTGgtttgattttgaattactGAGATCAGCAAATTTGAAGGAGGTGataatttctattttgGAAAAGTTTCTAGATAAAGATGAGGAACAAGTTATGAACCTGTTGCCTATAATCATTTCAGTCATAAAAGGTAGACTTACAGCACAAGATCAAATTGAGATAGGGCCAGTTTTGATAGAAAGATTTAGTGGATGTTCTGAGAAAATCAAAGCAAAAGTTTCTAGTGAGTGGGAAAGCACTGAAAGTTTTGTAAAATACAAAGACAGTAATAAAAGGCAACGTTTGGAAGCATTCGAGGGAGATCCGAATATATTATACTCTCCAAATATTGGAAAGATTTCATTGGGAGTTTCCTCTTCAAGCTCAGAGGGAGTGCCAACACAAGAAGTTTCCCAATGTATCTTGCCGCTACCTATTATACATCAAGGGCCAACGATTAATGCTAGCTCTAGGACTTCAAGCTTAAGATCCATCTCTAAGAACAATGATATTGAAGGTGATTTCGTATGCTTGAGCGAGATCAGACTTAGAAGAGATAAGAGGAGGAACCGTAGAAACTTTACAGAAAGTGATTATGATACATCCAGCGAGTGCTCTTCTGAAAGTAATAGTATTTCAGCCTTACTTGGGAGTTCAGGAACAAATGGAGGGAGGCAGTTTCTCAGAAACTTTACTCCTCCCGGGACCCCCAGTTATTCTATACAGAAAGTACCAGGGGTAATTGCACATCAGAACCACAATTTGAAGTCTCCGCGTTCTCCCACAATCACGTCTGGATTACAGCAAATAACTCTCCATTCAGATCAGCCAGGTTCGAACTCATTTACTCCCAAAGGGAGTCATCTAATAAGATCGCCTGGAATTGTTCCTCAAGATCTGGAAGCGAGAACACAGTGTACTTGGGATGGAAGAGAAGCTATTGAACCCTCTATTGCCCCTCCGATACCACCTATACCTACTATATCATCTATTTCATCagtttcttcaaattcatctCATTCATCTTTTGGTGCTAGGCAGATTGAAAGATCAATTTCACAATCCGTTTCTTTAGGAGAGCAGCAAATTTCGATTTCTGAAAGGATAGTTGACGATCAAAATATGCCTCCACCTACATATACTcccaaaaaaaataagttgGATCGTTCAAATGAGAAGGGCGGGATACAACGGCAGTCATCAATAACATCGGTATCTATGGCAATATCTGCCTGTGAGGATTCTGACTTGAATTCAAGCccaaaagaaattttgaaaatggcCAAAGATTTGCCTTCAGATTCTTACGAGGAGGATACTTTGTTCATTAGGTTTCCCCAGGATCAGGATATGGATGAAGAGAAGCTTAGAGGAATTCTTTTGGAACATTTTCTCATTCAAATTAGCCAGATAAGGATTGTTAGAGATCCCAAGGGAAAACCTAAAGGCTTTGCATATGTTGATATTGAGCCGGAAAAGATTGAtgaaataatgaagaattcTGAGGAATTAAAAAGGTTAGAGGAAATTGGAATTCAGGTTAAAGCTTCCAATCCACCTAAATCTCAGGCTCCGAGAAAGAGTTTATCATCCCGGGGGAATTCAAAGTATAAAAGGCAGACTAGAAGAAAGCAGGCACAAGATCAGCAGGATTCTAGTACGACTATTCTTATTaagaatattgataaaaGTTTGGATGAAAAACAGGTTATTTCTCATTTTCAGGATAGTCTTGGGCTCAAAGTGAAAAATATTAGCATTTCTAGAGACCAAAGTGGTGCATCTAAAGGATTTGCATTTATGGATTTCTTCGAATCAGGAGATGCTCTTGCTGCTCATATGCTTAATGAATCGAAGTTGGGCTCAAGCAGCATTACTGTCAGCTCTTCTACTCGTCCTTTAACATTCCCAAAATCAACAAATTCTGATGTTGGCTTAACTGACTCCCTGAATGCCAGATTTGTTCCTAGAACTAAGAGTAAGCAGAAACTTCCCTCTGGTCGTATAGGAATGAGAGGTAGAGAAAATAAGGTTAACACTTCTACCTTCCACGAGGACTTGGAGTTGGGAAATCAACATGAAACAGTGAATAAAGCTCCCTCTTTGACAAATGATGATTTCAGAAAACTATTTTTATAG
- a CDS encoding membrane bound phosphatase with 3 transmembrane domains and a dual specificity phosphatase, producing MRNSVDLLCILEQNKVNDHGTSSRVGTFLNRASRAASSPIVHWIIIFLCILHMAIFLAIFMNKTQNSALNRFCQEIYFPIGIIISVYCIYDSLVILVYICKLLRAKYGVSGKLKDETIIMRNSVELFLNLVIGMLSITGLSTDIVGFGKILGYAANWKRLSVFLRKQVGQNKRFYTNEEYCLDLVYITDRVIAMGLPAINIEAIYRNPIEEVSTFFMTKYPRNHMIINLCNEREHYSLSYFHSIVSCPFPDHQVPTLGSLFIICFLVLNYLVSDRKNVVAIHCKGGKGRTGIVVVAWLLYSRLCSSLEEALEYYSNRRTDLSLPGCVKTIKNPSQIRFVHYFNFLLKHTFPESVIKRGSNFFWEDLQRGFRSGYYWNICNSELRRVNQKCEKRHWKISELLRDQCIYLPQCLIHPINVFPVSIVVNNKEREISDIFEWKICLHSEYNRDAEYLYSGLTTNFDWNPRHAGTHLSQSLYSKGEGYQFFLLESESNKQALSYFGQDQSQLIYSARSKIEQLVSSLKTKPFSPDIVTRTAQDRPKPWIEREFVIKIFGYESPQRHLQKHSLSPKSMHQRSEVDSETTEMSCLLYDPIESLKPIEEEEENAHMLRSISLIDFSNPERKKEFSNHVITAVNSPYKDIVEFPIKKINEWGSSRRSFSNSSVALAHFWLHPALIHTSSHSNLWTFFLEWDTSSKTWLIRDCFLSISLKRKKEIDVRSSNFKNVCIDVTFQYK from the coding sequence ATGAGAAATAGCGTAGACTTGCTTTGCATACTGGAGCAAAACAAGGTGAATGACCATGGTACAAGTTCAAGGGTGGGGACATTTCTGAATAGAGCATCTAGGGCTGCAAGTTCTCCAATAGTCCACtggattattatttttttatgtATTTTGCATATGGCAATTTTTCTGGCTATTTTTATGAACAAAACACAAAACTCAGCTTTAAATAGGTTTTGTCAAGAAATATACTTTCCTATTGGAATAATCATCTCAGTTTACTGTATTTATGACTCATTGGTTATTTTAGTATATATTTGTAAACTTCTAAGGGCAAAATATGGGGTTTCAGGTAAATTGAAGGATGAGACTATTATTATGAGGAATTCTGTGGAGCTGTTTCTGAACTTAGTCATTGGAATGCTGAGTATTACGGGCCTTAGCACAGATATTGTTGGATTTGGTAAAATTCTTGGCTATGCAGCCAACTGGAAACGTCTTTCTGTCTTTCTTCGAAAACAAGTTGGTCAGAATAAACGCTTCTATACGAATGAAGAATATTGTTTGGATTTGGTTTATATTACTGATAGAGTGATCGCTATGGGACTTCCagcaattaatattgaagcAATTTACAGAAATCCAATTGAAGAGGTTTCAACTTTTTTCATGACAAAGTATCCCCGCAACCATATGATTATTAATCTCTGTAATGAGCGAGAACACTACTCTCTTAGTTATTTCCATAGTATTGTTTCTTGTCCATTTCCAGATCATCAAGTTCCTACTCTTGGATCTCTGTTTATCATTTGCTTCCTTGTTCTCAATTACTTGGTAAGCGATCGTAAGAACGTAGTGGCAATCCATTGTAAAGGTGGTAAAGGTAGAACTGGAATCGTCGTGGTTGCTTGGTTACTATATTCGAGACTCTGTTCAAGCTTAGAAGAAGCTCTTGAGTACTACTCTAATAGAAGAACCGATCTCAGTCTTCCAGGTTGCGTCAAAACAATAAAGAACCCATCCCAAATCAGATTTGTTCATTACTTCAACTTCCTTCTTAAACACACCTTCCCAGAATCAGTTATTAAACGAGGCTCAAACTTCTTTTGGGAAGATCTCCAAAGAGGTTTCCGTTCTGGATActattggaatatttgCAATTCTGAACTGAGAAGAGTCAATCAAAAGTGCGAAAAGAGGCATTGGAAGATTTCAGAACTGCTTAGAGACCAATGCATATATCTTCCACAATGTTTAATCCATCCTATCAATGTTTTCCCAGTCTCCATTGTTgtcaataataaagaaagagaaataaGTGATATCTTTGAATGGAAAATCTGCCTCCATTCTGAGTATAATCGAGATGCAGAGTACCTTTATAGCGGCTTAACCACAAACTTTGATTGGAATCCACGTCATGCAGGTACCCATTTAAGCCAatctttatattcaaaaggAGAAGGTTATCAGTTTTTTTTGCTAGAATCTGAATCTAATAAGCAAGCTTTGAGCTATTTTGGTCAAGATCAAAGCCAACTTATCTATTCCGCTAGATCTAAGATTGAACAACTTGTTTCAAGTCTTAAAACTAAACCATTTTCGCCAGATATAGTCACTAGAACTGCTCAAGACCGCCCAAAGCCTTGGATTGAGAGAGAGTTTGTTATAAAGATTTTTGGATACGAATCTCCTCAGAGGCATCTCCAGAAACATTCACTTTCTCCAAAATCTATGCATCAAAGAAGTGAAGTTGACTCAGAAACCACAGAAATGAGCTGTTTGCTTTATGATCCCATTGAAAGCCTTAAACCAattgaagaagaggaagaaaacGCACATATGCTCCGAAGCATCTCTCTCATAGATTTCTCAAACCCGGAGCGCAAGAAGGAGTTTTCTAATCATGTAATTACAGCAGTGAACTCACCATATAAAGACATTGTTGAATTCCCaattaaaaagattaatGAATGGGGGTCCTCTAGACGCAGCTTCTCAAATTCTTCTGTTGCATTGGCCCATTTCTGGCTTCATCCTGCTCTTATACATACCTCTAGCCACTCGAACCTTTGGACATTCTTTCTAGAGTGGGATACTTCCTCCAAGACATGGTTGATCCGAGACTGCtttctttcaatttctcTCAAGCGtaagaaagaaattgatgTTAGATCatcaaatttcaaaaatgtCTGTATAGACGTCACGTTTCAGTATAAATGA
- a CDS encoding protein with 2 transmembrane domains near N-terminus, possible ArgA, N-acetylglutamate synthase and related acetyltransferase, camello or GNAT has product MTGNNPYGGYDLVIREFDPSDSDGVRRVCFKHFRSLTFPSVFFYLSQHLADMIALLVIGKVFMDFKQLISMLVLFCVYLTGRSIWEVETYIRNCCTDLRNVHELYMISPGYHFWVAELVKRRNSIRKRRSMVLGSGGGSNSRAEGLEQNDHASKSIECEDTPSNRMEGGESILVGCVGLAPYRDDPKIGRLVRLVVGVESRRMRIGTRLLAQMENFAKDYGYKEIHLYTNNLSTSPIKFISQHGYQLVQVISRGLMRGDLLLWRKSFEKSSSDNSYLNNERNSIGERVILD; this is encoded by the coding sequence ATGACAGGTAACAATCCATATGGAGGCTACGACTTGGTGATAAGGGAGTTTGATCCTTCTGATAGCGATGGCGTAAGGCGCGTGTGTTTCAAACACTTTCGCTCCTTGACATTCCCGTCAGTTTTCTTTTACTTGAGTCAGCATTTGGCGGATATGATAGCCTTGTTGGTGATTGGAAAAGTGTTTATGGACTTTAAGCAGCTGATTTCAATGCTGGTTTTATTTTGTGTCTATTTGACAGGTAGATCCATATGGGAGGTTGAAACTTATATTAGGAACTGTTGTACAGATTTGAGAAATGTGCATGAACTTTACATGATTTCTCCTGGATATCATTTTTGGGTTGCAGAGCTTGTCAAGAGGAGAAACTCCATTAGAAAGAGAAGGAGCATGGTTTTGGGGAGCGGGGGTGGAAGTAATTCGAGAGCAGAGGGCTTAGAACAAAATGATCATGCTTCAAAAAGTATTGAGTGTGAAGATACTCCAAGTAATAGGATGGAGGGAGGCGAGTCCATCTTAGTCGGATGCGTCGGCCTAGCCCCATATAGAGATGATCCAAAGATAGGCCGTCTTGTTAGGCTAGTAGTTGGAGTTGAAAGCAGAAGAATGAGAATAGGAACAAGGTTGTTAGCTCAGATGGAAAATTTTGCAAAGGATTATGGATATAAGGAAATCCACTTATACACGAACAATTTGAGCACTTCaccaattaaatttattagcCAACATGGATACCAACTTGTTCAGGTAATTAGTAGAGGATTAATGAGAGGTGACTTATTGCTTTGGAGAAAGTCTTTTGAAAAAAGCAGCTCTGATAATTCCTACTTGAATAATGAAAGGAACAGTATTGGAGAGAGAGTTATATTAGATTAA